The region GCATCCGGGGCATCGAGGGGGTCACGGAGGCCCACGACGTGACCGGCCCCTACGATGTGATCGTCCAGGCCGAGGCCGACGACGTGGACGCCCTGGGAACGCTGGTGGTGGCCCGCATCCAGCGTCTCGAGGGGATCGCCCGGACACTCACCTGTCCCATCGTCAACATCTGACCCGACCCTTCGGAGAATGTGGTGCGCGTACTCCTGCGGCTGACCCCCGTGCTCCTCCTGCTGGGCGCGGTCGCGGGGTGCGGGGCGCAGACGGTGCGCATGGAGCCGCCGCTGCCCGACGCCGCGGCCGAGGAGCTGTGCACGGCGCTGGTCGCCGACCTGCCGGACACCCTCATGGACGCCGAGCGCGTCGACGTCCGGCCCGCGTCCGATCTCACCGCCGCCTGGGGCGACCCGGCGATCGGCCTGCGCTGCGGGGTGGAGCGGCCCGTGGCACTGGCCCCGGACTCCCTGCTCGAGGAGGTCAACGGGGTCCCGTGGCTGTCCGAGCCGGCCGACGCCCCTACGGTCTTCACCGCGGTCGGCCACGAGGCCTACGTCGAGCTGCTGATCCCGACCTCCTACGGCCCCCCGGCCGCGGCGCTCACGACCGTGAGCGACCTGGTCTCCGAGCACCTGCCGCCGCTGCCCGACGGGGAGCTCTAGGCAGGGTCCTCCCGAACCTCCGCCACACCGGGGACCGCCCGCCGAACGGCCCGCAGAACCCGGAAGGGGCGGTGCGACCGTGGTCGCACCGCCCCTTCCCTCCGTCTTCCGACAGGGGGTGTCCGCTACTCGGACCCCTCCTCGGCGGGAGCCTCGCTCTCGTCCCCGGCGGGGGCCTCGCTCTCCTCCTCGGCGGGGGCGTCGCTCTCGCCCTCGGCCGGCGCGTCGCCCTCGGCGCCCTCGGCGGGGCCGTCCATCCCCTCGGGGAGCTGCTCCTCGCCGCCACCGCCGGCGAGCATGGCCTCGACCTCCTCGGCGTTCTCGGCCACGCCCTGGGAGCACAGCGCGCCCGGCTCCGGCACGTCGCTGCTCTGCTCGAAGGCGCGGACGAAGCGCTGGAGGCTCTCGTCGGTCGGGCTGTCCACGGCGACCTGGCGGCCCCAGGCGGAGGCCACGATCGGGCCGTCCATCTCACCCTCGTACGGGGTGACCAGCAGGTAGGAGCCCGGCGTGTAGAAGCCGTTCAGCTGCTCGACCTGGTCCGCGGGCAGCTCGGGGTCGTAGGCGATCCACACCGCGCCGTGCTCCAGGGAGTGCACCGCGAACTCGGGGGTCACCGGCGAGGGGTAGACGCCGCAGTTCTGCCAGGCGCTCCAGTGGTCGCCGCCGACCGGCGGGCTCTGCTCGTAGTCGACCTTCTCACCGGTGTCGACGTGGAGGTAGGAGCCGATCTCGTGTTCCGCCATACCGGGGATCTGCCGGCTGCGATGATCCATGTAGAAGAGGAAACCGATGAGACCCACGACCACCACGGCCGCCAGCGCGCCGCCGGCGATGCCGAGGATCTTGCGCTGTCTCTCCTTGCGCAGGCGTTCCGCCTTGAGGGCGGCGGCGCGCTGGCGACGCTCCTCCGCCGTCTTCTTCTTGGCCACTGGGTCTCCTGAGGTGGGTGGTGGGGCCTGGGACTTACCTATCCTCTACTTTGGCATCAGAGTCGGGCGATTTGACCAGGATGGTTCCCATGGGAGACGAAAGCGGTACCGAGCGCGACCCGATCGGTGACCTCGGCCACACCGCGGACGGACCCGGGGACGACGGCGGGGAGGCCGTTCCGGGGGAGTTCCCGGAGGAGTCCGAGCCCCGCAGGACGTCGTTCGCCTCCGTGCCGACCTGGGCCGCAGTGATCCTGGTCGCAGTCGCCCTGCTCGGCGGCTACCTGCTGGGACGCCCCTCGTACCCGCTGGACACCGGTGCCGACGCGGGCTTCCTGCGGGACATGAGCGTCCACCACAACCAGGCCGTGGACATGTCGATGATCATCCTCGACAAGACGGAGGACCCCGAGCTGCACACCGTCGCCACCGACATGGCCCGCACCCAGCAGGCCCAGGTGGGGCGCATGCAGGGGTGGCTGCTGGCCTGGGACCTGCCGATGCGCGCCCCGGACCGGCCGATGGCCTGGATGGCGGGGCACGACCACGGCGGCGGGGACGGCGGGGTGCCCGAGGCCATGCCGGGGCTGGCCACCGCCGAGCAGCTCGACGGGCTCCGGGCGGCCGAGGGCGTGGAGGCCGAGATCGTCTTCCTGGAGCTGATGATCGCCCACCACCTGGGCGGCATCGAGATGGCCGAGGCCGAGGTGGACCTGGGCCGGGAGGAGATGGTCGTGGACTTCGCCCAGGGCATGATCGACGCCCAGGGGGCCGAGGTGGACCTCATGGAGCGGATGCTGGCCGACCGCACCGACACCTGACCGACTCCGTCGACGCCGAGGCGGCGCATCCCCGCGGGGGTGCGCCGCCTCCGTCGTTCCCGGGATGGCCCCGCATGTGTCCGAGTCCACAGACACGGCTCCCCGGCCTCCGGGGATTCCGCGTCCTCCCAGGTCAGAATGGTCACGCGACCGCGTTCCGACCGTTCTCCCCCGGCCGGGACCCCCTCTCCCTCCCCCTCGGAAGCCTCTCGGGGACCCTTCGCGGACCCCCGGAGGCGACTACGACACGTTGTAGAACTACGATGTGTAGTACTACCGGTGGTCGGTACCTGAGAGGCGGGTATGGAAGCCCTTGAACTCGCGCGGTGGCAGTTCGGTGTCACCACGATCTACCACTTCCTGTTCGTTCCGTTGACGATCGGCCTGTCGTTCATCGTGGCCGTCCTCCAGACGGTCTGGTACCGCACCGGCAGGCACGAGTACCTCCAGGCGACCCAGTTCTTCGGGAAGCTCTTCCTGATCAACTTCGCCATGGGCGTGGTCACCGGCATCGTCCAGGAGTTCCAGTTCGGCATGAACTGGAGTGAGTACTCCCGGTTCGTCGGCGACGTCTTCGGCGCCCCGCTGGCGATGGAGGCGCTGCTCGCCTTCTTCCTGGAGTCCACCTTCATCGGCCTGTGGATCTTCGGCTGGCACCGGCTGCCCCGCGCCGCCCACCTGGCCTGCATCTGGATGGTGGCGATCGGCACCAACCTGTCGGCCTACTTCATCCTGGCCGCCAACGCCTGGATGCGCCGCCCCGTCGGGTTCGAGGTCAACCCCGAGAACGGGCGCGCCGAGCTCAACGACATCTGGGCCGTGCTCAGCAACGACCAGGCCTGGTCCACCTACCTGCACACCGTCTCGGCCGCGTTCATCACCGCCGGGCTGTTCGTGGTCTGCGTCAGCGCCTACAAGCTGTGGCGCAACCAGAGGCACAACGACACCGGGATCCGCGGCACGACCCCGCCCAAGGGCGACTTCGCCCTCTTCCGCGGCACGCTCAAGGTCGGGCTGGTGTTCACGCTCATCGCCGGTGTGATCGTGGTGTTCTCCGGGGACCACCAGGCCAAGCTCGCCGCCCAGTACGAGCCCATGAAGCTCGCCGCGGCCGAGGCCCTGTGGGAGACCGAGGAGGGGGCGCCGTTCTCCGCGTTCGCCGTCGGCGACACCGAGGCGCGGTACAACCCCATCGACATCACCATCCCCAACATCCTCAGCTTCCTCGCGACCGGCGAGTTCGACGGCGAGGTCCACGGGATCAACAACCTCCAGGAGGCCTACGAGGCCGAGTACGGCGAGGGGGACTACGTCCCCAACGTGTTCGTCACGTACTGGTCGTTCCGCCTCATGATGGGCCTGGGCATGGCCGGGGTCGCCGTCGCCGCGCTCGGGCTGTGGCTCACCCGCGGCGGCCGGACGCCGTCCGTGCACGGCAGGCTGACCCGCTGGTTCTACCCGCTGGCCGTGCTCGCCCTGCCCGCCGCCCTGTCCGCCAACATCTTCGGCTGGGTGCTCACCGAGATGGGCCGCCAGCCCTGGACCGTCCACGGCTACCTGCTCACCGCCGCCAGCGTCTCGCCCGGCGTGAGCCTGGGCACCGTCGCCCTGAGCCTGACCGGGTTCACCCTCGTCTACGGCGTCCTCGCCGTCGTCGAGGTCGGCCTGCTGGTCAAGTACATCAAGGCGGGCCCGTCCCACCTCGTCCCCGACCTCGAGAGGGACGGCGACGAGTCGAAGATCCCTCACTTCAGCTACTAGGACATGACCATGGATCTGGCCGTCATCTGGTTCATCGCCATCTCGGTCCTGTGGATCGGGTACTTCGTCCTGGAGGGGTTCGACTTCGGCGTCGGCACCCTGATGCCGTTCATGGGCAGAAGGGACTCCGTCGACCGCAGGGTCGCCATCAACTCCATCGGACCGGTGTGGGACGCCAACGAGGTCTGGCTGATCACGGCGGGCGGGGCCACGTTCGCCGCGTTCCCCGCCTGGTACGCCTCCCTGTTCAGCGGGTTCTACCTGCCGCTGTTCGTCATCCTCATCGCGCTCATCCTGCGCGGTGTGGCGTTCGAGTACCGCGGCAAGCGGGACGACCCCGTCTGGCGGCTGTGGTGGGACCGGGCCATCTTCTTCGGCAGCGCCGCGCCGGCCCTGCTGTGGGGGATCGTCTTCGCCAACGTCGTCCGGGGTGTGGCCATGGACGCCGACCACATCGTCACCGCGTCCCTGGTGGACCTGTTCAACCCGTACGCGCTGCTGGGCGGGCTCACCACCCTGTCGCTCTTCACCCTGCACGGGGCGGTGTTCCTGAGCCTGAAGACCGACGGGCCGGTCCGGGTCCGCGCCCGCGCCGCCGCGCTGCGCACCGCCTGCGTCGCCGTGCCCGCCGCGGCCGCGTTCCTGCTGTGGACCCAGCTCGCCCACGGGCAGGCGTGGACCTGGCCGCTCGTGGCGCTGGCCGCCCTCGCCCTGGTCGGCGGGGTCGCGGCGGCCCGGGCGCGGCGCGAGGGCCTGGCGTTCGGGCTCATGGTGGCCACCATCCTGGCCGCCGTGGTCACCCTGTTCGGGTCGCTGTTCCCGGACGTGCTGCCCTCCACCACCGACCCGGCGTTCAGCCTCACCGTCGAGAACGCCTCCTCGGCGGACTACACGCTCACCATCATGACCTGGGTGGCCGTCGTCTTCCTGCCGCTGGTGCTCCTCTACCAGGGCTGGAGCTACTGGGTGTTCCGCAAGCGGGTCACCGGTGCCACCGTCACCGGCGAGTCCGTGGCCCAGCGCTCCGGCGCCTGATCCGAAGGGCGCGGCCCCCTCCCCCATCGCCCGGGGCGGGGGCCGTGCCCGTATCCGGTGTCCATCGGCGAGACTGGGCACGAACGCCCACCGTCCACCGCCACCCTCAAAGGGGTCCCATTGAAACCGCTCGATCCGCGCCTGGTGCGGACCGCGTCGGCGGTCCGCACCCACCTGGCCGTCTCCGTGCTCAGCGGGGTGGCGATCACCGGGCTGATCCTGGCCCAGGCCTGGCTGCTCGCCCACGTCATCTCGGAGGTGTTCGCCGGGTCGGGGTTCGCCCCCCTGGGGTGGGCGGTCGCCGCCGTCGCCGGCATCGCCCTGGTCCGCGCCCTGCTGTCCTACGCGGCCGAGGCGTCGGCGCTGCACAGCGCCGCCCGCACCAAGTCGATCCTGCGGCGCCGGCTGATCGACCGCGTCACCGGCGACGGGACGGTGTGGACCGCCCAGCGCGGCGAGGACGGGGAGGCGCCCAAGGCCGGGGAGCTGGTCACCCTGGCCACGCGGGGCCTGGACGCGCTCGACGACTACTTCGCCCGCTACCTGCCCCAGCTGGTGCTGGCGGCGATCGTGCCGGTCGCGGTGCTGGCCGTGGTGTTCTGGGCCGACTGGATCTCCGGGGTCGTCATCCTGGTGACGGTGCCGCTCATCCCCGTCTTCATGGCGCTCATCGGCATGCACACGCAGAACCGCACCGAGCGGCAGTGGCGGCTGCTGAGCAGGCTCGGCGGGCACTTCCTGGACGTGGTGGAGGGGCTGCCGACCCTGGCGGTGTTCCGCCGGGCCAAGGCGCAGGCGGCGCTCATCCGGCGGGTCGGCGAGGAGCACCGCAGGGCGACCATGGGGACGCTGCGGATCGCGTTCCTGTCCGCGTTCGCCCTGGAACTGCTGGCCACCCTGGCGGTGGCGCTGGTCGCCGTGGAGGTGGGGCTGCGGCTGCTGGGCGGGTACATGGACTACCAGACCGCCCTGCTGGTGCTGATCCTGGCGCCGGAGGCCTACCTGCCTCTGCGCGAGGTGGGCGCCCGGTTCCACGCGAGCATGGAGGGCGTGGCCGCCGCCGACCAGGTGTTCACCGAGCTGGAGCGGCGCCGGACCGCAGACGGCGGCGCGCCCGCGCCCACCGGGGAGCGGTCCCCGGCGACCGGCGGCGACCTGCGGCTGAGCGGGGTGTCGCTGACCTACCCGGGGCGGGACCTGCCCGCCCTGTCCGGGGTGGACCTGACGGTGCGCTCGGGCGAGCGGGTGCTGCTCACCGGGCCCAGCGGGTCGGGCAAGACCACCCTGCTGTCGCTGCTGCTGCGGATGAACACCCCCTCGGAGGGGCGGGTCGAGGTGCGCGCGCCCGGCGGCGCGTGGGAGCCGCTGGAGTCCGTCCCCGCCGACGACTGGCGGCTGGGGGTGGCCTGGGTGCCCCAGCACCCCTACCTGTTCGACGTTTCGGTGGCCGACAACATCCGGCTGGGCGCCCCCGACACCCCCCTGGAGCGGGTGCGCGAGGCCGCCCGGCTGGCCGAGGCCGACGGGTTCGTGTCCGCGCTGCCCGACGGGTACGACACCCGGCTCGGCGAGCGCGGCGCCCGGCTCTCGGCGGGCCAGCGCCAGCGGATCGCGCTGGCCCGGGCGTTCTGCCGGGACGCCCCGCTGGTGCTGCTGGACGAGCCCACCGCCCACCTGGACCCGGAGAACGCCGCCGCGGTCCGCACCGCCGTGGACCGCCTCCTGCGGGGGCGCACCGCGGTCATCGTCGCCCACGACACCGGCTGGGCCGAGGCCGTCCTCGGCGCCCGGGTCGTGGAACTCCCGCTGCCGGGCCGTGAAGGGGCGCTGAACCGATGAGCACGACCGATACCGCCGACGCCGCGCCCGTGCCCGAGGCGGAGCGCCGCCGCGACCCGCTGCGGCGGATGGTCGCGCTGGCCCGGCCCCGGGCCGGGAGGTTCGCGCTGGGCGTCCTGCTGGGCGCGGTGGCCACCGGCTCCGGTGTGGCGCTGCTGGGGGTGGCCGCGTGGATGCTGGCCACCGCGGCCTCGCACCCGGGGATCACCGCGCTGGGGGTCTCGGTGGTGGCCACCCGGGCGCTGGGCGTCGGCAAGGGGGTGAGCCGGTACCTGGAGCGGCTGGTCACCCACGACGCCGCGTTCCGCACGCTGGCCGAGGTGCGGGTGCGCGTGTACCGCAGGCTCGCCGCCACCGAGCCCTTCGGCCGGTTCCGGTCCGGCGACCTGGTGTCGCGCCTGGTCAACGACACCGAGGCGACCCTGGACCTGCTGGTGCGCGGCCTGACCCCGCCGCTGGTGTCCCTGGTGACCGGCGGGGTCACCGTCCTGGTGGTCACCGCCGTGTACGCGCCGGGCGGAGCGCTGCTGGCCGCGGGCCTGCTGCTGGCGGGGCTGGCGGTGCCCTGGGCGGCCGCCGCGCTGGGCCGGGCCCCGGGGCGGCGCCAGGCGGTGGCGCGCGGGCGGCTGTCGACCTCCCTGGTGGACACCCTGCACGGGGCGCCCGACCTCATCGCCTACGGGGCGATGGACCGCCAGGTGGCCCGCGTGTACGAGGCCGACGAGGAGCTGACCCGGATGGCGCGGCGCGACGCCGCGGTGCTGGGGCTGGGGGCGGGCGCGACGACGCTCATCACCGGGCTGAGCGTCTGGGGCACCCTGTTCCTGGGGGTGCTGGCCGTCGAGGGCGGGGAGCTGGACGCGGTGTCGCTGGCGGTGCTGGTGCTGGTGACCCTGGCTGCGTTCGAGATCGTCGCCCCGCTGCCCGCGGTCGCCGCCCGGCTGGGCGCGATCCGGGAGAGCGGGGCGCGGCTGTTCGGGGTGCTGGACACCCCGGCGGCGGTCGCCCCGGCGGTCCGCACGGGACTGGACCCGGACGGGGACTCCGCGGTCCGGGTCCGCGGGCTGCGGGTGCGCTACACCCCGGACGGGCCGTGGGCCCTGGACGGCGTGGACCTGGACGTCGCGGCGGGCGAGACGGTCGCGGTGGTGGGGCCCAGCGGCGCGGGCAAGAGCACGCTGGCCTCCGTCCTGCTGCGGTTCCGCGACCCCGACGCGGGGCGCGTGGAGCTCGGCGGCGCCGACATCACCGGGTACCCGGCCGACGAGGTGCGCGCCGTGGTCTCCGGGGTGCCGCAGGACCCGCACGTGTTCGCCTCGACCCTGCGCGAGAACCTGAGGCTGGCCCGGCCGGAGGCGTCCGACGACGACCTGTGGGCGGCGCTGCGCCGGGCCCGCCTGGCCGACGACGTCGCGGCGATGCCCGACGGCCTGGACACCCGCGTCGGCACCCACGGCCTGGGATTGAGCGGCGGCATGGTACAGCGCCTGGCGCTGGCCCGCGCCCTGCTGGCCGCGCCCCGCGTGCTGGTGCTGGACGAGCCCACCGCCCACCTGGACCCGGACACCCGCGACGCGGTGGTCGAGGACCTGCTGGCGGCGGCCGAGGGCTACTCGACGCTGCTCATCACCCACGACCTCACCGGGCTGGAGCGGGTCGACCGCATCGTCGTGGTCCGCGACGGCCGCGTCGTGCAGTCCGGCACCCACACCGAGCTGCTGGCCCGCGACGGCTGGTACCGCGACGTGCACCCCGGCCTCTGAGCCGGGCGGCCCCCGCCGCGGAGGCGGGGGCGTCCCGGGGGGACGGGCCGACTGGCAGGCGCGGGCGGGATTGCCCTAATGTTCCAGCGTGGCCATTCCCAATCCCGTTCGTGAAGTCTTCGGCGGAGTCGGCGCGCTGGCGCGCGGCTTCGGCCTGCTGCTGCGCAGACCGCGCCTGTTCCTCCTGGGCGCGCTCCCCGCCCTGATCACGTCGCTGCTCTTCCTCGCGCTGTTCGTGCTCCTGGTGATGAACCTGACCGACCTGGCCGCGTGGGCGACGCCCTTCGCCGACGGCTGGGACGAGGTCTGGCGCAACCTGCTCCGCGGCGCCGTCGCCGTCGGCGCCCTGGCCGGGACGGTCCTGCTGATGGTGGTCTCGTTCACCACCATCACGCTGGCCCTGGGCGCGCCGATCTACGACAAGATCACCGACCTGGTCGAGCAGGAGCTGGGCAACGCCCCCGCCGAGTCCGACGAGTCGGTCTGGTCGTCGCTGGGCCGGGCGGTGCGCCAGTCCCTGGTGATCATCCTCGCCTCGCTGCTGGTGACGGTCCTGGTGTTCGCCATCGGGTTCGTCCCGCTGGCCGGCCCGGTCGTCGGCTCGGTGCTGGCCGCCCTGCTGGGCGGCTGGCTGCTGGGCATCGAACTGGTGGCGGGCTCGTTCGACCGCCGCGGGTTCCTCACCATCAAGGAGCGCCGCAAGTGGATGGGCACCCGGCGGCTGCGGGTGCTGGGGTTCACGGTCCCCACCTACCTGCTGCTGGCGATCCCGTTCCTGGCGGTCGTGGTGTTCCCGGCCGCGACGGCGGGCGGCACCATCCTGGCCCGGCAGCTGCTGGGCGTGCCCGACGCGCCCAAGGGCGTCGCTCCCCCGCCCGGGCGGCCGCCCGTCCCCCCGCCCCCGTACAGCCGGCCGCCGGTCGCCCCGCCGCCCGGGCACCCGCAGGGACCGCCCCCGCACCCCGGGGCCTGAGAACGCGAAGAGGACACGAAAAGGGGGGCGGCCCGAGCGGGCCGCCCCCCTTTCCCGTACGTACCGGTTCGCGTCAGCGCAGGCCGGGCGAGCGCCGCAGCGCCGTCGTGATCATCCGGTCGACCAGCGCCGCGTAGTCCAGCCCGGTGGCCGCCCACATCTGCGGGAACGCCGACGCCGGGGTGAACCCGGGCATCGTGTTCAGCTCGTTGACGAGGACCTCGCCGTCCTCGGTGTAGAAGAAGTCCACCCGGGCCAGCCCCTCGCAGCCCATCGCCTCGAACACCTCGGCGGCCAGCCCGCGCAGCCGCGCCGTGACGTCCTCGGGGATCTCCGCCGGGATGGTCAGCCCGCTGCTGGACAGGTACTTGGCCTCGAAGTCGTAGAAGTCGAAGCCCTCCGCCACGTGCACCTCGGCCGGGAAGGACACGTCGGGGACGCCCCCGTCCTCGGCCTCCAGCACGCCGCACTCGATCTCGCGCCCGACGACCTGGGCCTCGACCAGCACCTTGGGGTCGTGCTCGCGCGCCGCCTCGACGGCCGCGACCACCGCGTCGGCGTCGGAGGAGTCCCGCACCTTGCTGATGCCCACGCTGCTGCCCGCCCGGGCGGGCTTGACGAACACCGTCTCCCCCAGCTCGGCGATGTCGTCCAGGACCTTCTTGCGCTCGGTGCGCCAGCGCCGGTCGGTGATGGCCACGTAGTCGCTGGTGGGGATCCCGTTGCCGGTGAGGATGGCCTTCATGAACACCTTGTCCATGGCGGCGGCGCTGGAGAACACCCCGGCGCCCGCGTAGCGCACGCCCATCATCTCGAACAGCCCCTGGATGGTGCCGTCCTCGCCGAAGGGGCCGTGCAGCAGCGGCAGCACCACGTCCACCTCGGCCAGCCGGGAGGGCCCGTCCGCGGGGTCCACCACCATCAGCTGCCCGGCGGCGTCGAACGGCAGGGCCAGGTCCTTGCCGCCCTCCTCCGCCACGGTCGGCAGGGCCTTGGTGCCCTCCTCGATGCGCAGGAGCTCCGGGTCGCCGGAGGTCAGCACCCAGTTGCCGGTCTTGGTGATGCCGACCGGCACGACCTCGTAGCGGTCGTGGTCGATCACCGACAGGACGCTGCCCGCGGTGACGCAGGAGATCTCGTGTTCGGAACTGCGACCGCCGAAGACGACGGCGACCCGGATCCTTCGCTGCTCGGACGACATGGTGCTGACCCTTTGTACTCGTTGCCGGAAGGGGCCGGGGTTCTCCCGGCCCGCTGTGTGTCAGTTGCCCCCGAGGGCCGCCAGGGCGTCCCCGATGAGGTCCTGAGGGTCCTCCAGGCCGATGGAGAACCGCACCGCACCAGGTGAGATGCCGGCGGCCGCCAGTTCGACGTCGTTCATGTTCCGGTGCGACGTGGAGGCGACGTGACCGGCGAGGGTGTGGGTGCCGCCCAGGGACGCGGCGATGGTGGCGACCTTCAGGCGGTCGGCGAAGGCCATCCCCGCCTCCCAGCCGCCGCGCGGGTGGACGGTGACGACGGCCCCGTACCGCCCGGGGTCGAACAGCTTGGCCGCCAGCCCCGCCTGCGGGTGCGAGTCCAGGGACGGGTGGTCGACCCGCTCCACCAGCGGGTGCTCGGCGAGCGCGGCGGCGAACGCCGCGGCGGTCTCGCACTGGCGCTGCACCCGCAGCGGCAGCGTCTCCAGGCCCCGGTGCAGCAGGTACGCCTCGTCGGGGGCCAGGCAGGGCCCCAGGTCGATCCGGGCCGACCGGATCCGGTCGATGAAGGAGGGCGCGGCGACGGCCACGCCGCCGGTGGTGTCGCTGTGTCCGCCGATGTACTTGGTGGCCGAGTGCACCACGATGTCGGCCCCGTACTCCAGGGGCCGGCACACCGCCGGGGAGGCGAACGTGGAGTCCACCACCAGGGCGGCCCCGGCCTCCCGGGCGATCTGGGCGAGCCCGGGCAGGTCGGAGACGGTCATGGTGGGGTTGGACAGGGTCTCGGTGAACAGCACCGCCGTGCCCGGCCGCACGGCCTCGCGCACCGCGTCCAGGTCGGTGATGTCCACGAAGTCGGTCCGCACCCCGAACCGGCGCAGCAGCCGGTCCAGCAGCGAGTAGGTGTTGCCGTAGATGGACCGCGCCGCGACCACGTGCGAGCCGGCCTCGGTGAGCGCCATGAACACGGTGCTCAGCGCGCCCATCCCGGAGGCGAACGCCTGGCCGCGCACCCGGTCGGGCAGGCCCGCGCCCTCCAGGGCCGCGACCGCCTCGGCGAAGGCGTCGACGGTGGGGCTGTCGATGCGGGCGTAGGAGTAGCCCTGCTGCGCCCCGGACAGCACGTCCGCGTAGTCCTGGGAGGTGTCGAAGGCGTAGGTGGTCGCCCGGTGGACCGGCATCCGCATGGGACGCTCGGCGGGGACGGCCGCGGGCGGCGGGGAGACCGCCCGGGTGTGCTCGCCCCCGGCCGCGGGTGTGTACGACATCGCTGCTCGCTCTCAGACCCCGTAGCGCTCGGGTTTGGCACTGCGCGCCATGAAGGCGACGAGCGCCTCCGCGGGGCTCAGGTCGTGGTGCATCATCTTGACGACGGCCTCGGTGATCGGCAGGTCGACCCCGCGGGCCCAGCCCAGTTCCAGGACCGACTCCGAGGACTTGACCCCCTCCGCGGTCTGCCGGGTCTCGGCGATGACCTGCTCCAGGGTCTTGCCCTTGCCCAGTTTCTCACCGAAGGTCCGGTTCCGCGACAGCGGCGACGAGCATGTCGCGACGAGGTCGCCCATTCCGGCCAGTCCGGACAGGGTGTGCTCGTCGGCGCCCAGGGCCACCGCCAGGCGTGTCGTCTCGGCCAGGCCGCGGGTGATGAGCGACGCCTTGGTGTTGTCGCCGAAGCCCATGCCCTCGGCCACGCCCACGGCCAGCGCGATCACGTTCTTCATGGCGCCGCCGATCTCCACGCCCACCAGGTCGGTGCTGGTGTAGGGGCGGAAGTACGGGGCCTTGAACAGCGCCTGGAGGCGGACGGCCGTCTCCTCGTGCGGGCAGGCGACCACGGCGGTGGCGGGCTGGCGCTCGGCGATCTCCCGGGCCAGGTTGGGGCCCGAGACCACGGCGATGCGCTCGGCGGGCAGCTCCAGCACCTCCGCGATGATCTGCGAGGCGGTCAGGTGGGTGCCCAGCTCCACGCCCTTCATGAGGCTGACGACCACGGCGTCCTCGCGCAGGTACCCGCGCCACTGCGCCAGGTTGTCCCGCAGCGACTGGGTCGGCACCGCCATCACGACGACCCCGGCCTCCGCCAGCGCCTTGGCGGCGTCGGTGGTGGCGGTCA is a window of Nocardiopsis changdeensis DNA encoding:
- a CDS encoding DUF305 domain-containing protein, which produces MGDESGTERDPIGDLGHTADGPGDDGGEAVPGEFPEESEPRRTSFASVPTWAAVILVAVALLGGYLLGRPSYPLDTGADAGFLRDMSVHHNQAVDMSMIILDKTEDPELHTVATDMARTQQAQVGRMQGWLLAWDLPMRAPDRPMAWMAGHDHGGGDGGVPEAMPGLATAEQLDGLRAAEGVEAEIVFLELMIAHHLGGIEMAEAEVDLGREEMVVDFAQGMIDAQGAEVDLMERMLADRTDT
- a CDS encoding DUF3105 domain-containing protein codes for the protein MAKKKTAEERRQRAAALKAERLRKERQRKILGIAGGALAAVVVVGLIGFLFYMDHRSRQIPGMAEHEIGSYLHVDTGEKVDYEQSPPVGGDHWSAWQNCGVYPSPVTPEFAVHSLEHGAVWIAYDPELPADQVEQLNGFYTPGSYLLVTPYEGEMDGPIVASAWGRQVAVDSPTDESLQRFVRAFEQSSDVPEPGALCSQGVAENAEEVEAMLAGGGGEEQLPEGMDGPAEGAEGDAPAEGESDAPAEEESEAPAGDESEAPAEEGSE
- a CDS encoding cytochrome ubiquinol oxidase subunit I; this translates as MEALELARWQFGVTTIYHFLFVPLTIGLSFIVAVLQTVWYRTGRHEYLQATQFFGKLFLINFAMGVVTGIVQEFQFGMNWSEYSRFVGDVFGAPLAMEALLAFFLESTFIGLWIFGWHRLPRAAHLACIWMVAIGTNLSAYFILAANAWMRRPVGFEVNPENGRAELNDIWAVLSNDQAWSTYLHTVSAAFITAGLFVVCVSAYKLWRNQRHNDTGIRGTTPPKGDFALFRGTLKVGLVFTLIAGVIVVFSGDHQAKLAAQYEPMKLAAAEALWETEEGAPFSAFAVGDTEARYNPIDITIPNILSFLATGEFDGEVHGINNLQEAYEAEYGEGDYVPNVFVTYWSFRLMMGLGMAGVAVAALGLWLTRGGRTPSVHGRLTRWFYPLAVLALPAALSANIFGWVLTEMGRQPWTVHGYLLTAASVSPGVSLGTVALSLTGFTLVYGVLAVVEVGLLVKYIKAGPSHLVPDLERDGDESKIPHFSY
- a CDS encoding Lrp/AsnC family transcriptional regulator, yielding MVRAYILIQTEVGRAAEVAERIRGIEGVTEAHDVTGPYDVIVQAEADDVDALGTLVVARIQRLEGIARTLTCPIVNI
- the cydB gene encoding cytochrome d ubiquinol oxidase subunit II, encoding MDLAVIWFIAISVLWIGYFVLEGFDFGVGTLMPFMGRRDSVDRRVAINSIGPVWDANEVWLITAGGATFAAFPAWYASLFSGFYLPLFVILIALILRGVAFEYRGKRDDPVWRLWWDRAIFFGSAAPALLWGIVFANVVRGVAMDADHIVTASLVDLFNPYALLGGLTTLSLFTLHGAVFLSLKTDGPVRVRARAAALRTACVAVPAAAAFLLWTQLAHGQAWTWPLVALAALALVGGVAAARARREGLAFGLMVATILAAVVTLFGSLFPDVLPSTTDPAFSLTVENASSADYTLTIMTWVAVVFLPLVLLYQGWSYWVFRKRVTGATVTGESVAQRSGA
- the cydD gene encoding thiol reductant ABC exporter subunit CydD — its product is MKPLDPRLVRTASAVRTHLAVSVLSGVAITGLILAQAWLLAHVISEVFAGSGFAPLGWAVAAVAGIALVRALLSYAAEASALHSAARTKSILRRRLIDRVTGDGTVWTAQRGEDGEAPKAGELVTLATRGLDALDDYFARYLPQLVLAAIVPVAVLAVVFWADWISGVVILVTVPLIPVFMALIGMHTQNRTERQWRLLSRLGGHFLDVVEGLPTLAVFRRAKAQAALIRRVGEEHRRATMGTLRIAFLSAFALELLATLAVALVAVEVGLRLLGGYMDYQTALLVLILAPEAYLPLREVGARFHASMEGVAAADQVFTELERRRTADGGAPAPTGERSPATGGDLRLSGVSLTYPGRDLPALSGVDLTVRSGERVLLTGPSGSGKTTLLSLLLRMNTPSEGRVEVRAPGGAWEPLESVPADDWRLGVAWVPQHPYLFDVSVADNIRLGAPDTPLERVREAARLAEADGFVSALPDGYDTRLGERGARLSAGQRQRIALARAFCRDAPLVLLDEPTAHLDPENAAAVRTAVDRLLRGRTAVIVAHDTGWAEAVLGARVVELPLPGREGALNR
- a CDS encoding DUF3515 domain-containing protein: MRVLLRLTPVLLLLGAVAGCGAQTVRMEPPLPDAAAEELCTALVADLPDTLMDAERVDVRPASDLTAAWGDPAIGLRCGVERPVALAPDSLLEEVNGVPWLSEPADAPTVFTAVGHEAYVELLIPTSYGPPAAALTTVSDLVSEHLPPLPDGEL